Proteins from a genomic interval of Colletotrichum higginsianum IMI 349063 chromosome 6, whole genome shotgun sequence:
- a CDS encoding Major facilitator superfamily mfs-1, translating to MAPNSSPPPTYHVVPRFDIAAKGGALELGIVVEDLMTLRPLNRESVIPIRAGLRYPAVTHNGFAESRSRLREGHGGIWARALVFQGAGVSADASAQQEGQSTVACDALVTSYFDPDADYVARTLASRGVDRYFSASGFEDDVFLVTGLKVAKKLRYNAAAGSTRAVDAEVSAVVQPNAGAAVGVGAGGAAADEHSVEFEADDVVVGFRVSRYAYVPASRNPFVRKKKKLVGTDYLENARMHGEGNREEVGVEAPRATYERVPIEEEEEAAQKEAKTSGGLNELWVIPAELRGSSVPGVV from the coding sequence TCGTGCCCCGCTTCGACATAGCCGCAAagggcggcgccctcgagctcggcatcgtcgtcgaggacctgaTGACCCTTCGCCCCCTGAACCGGGAGTCTGTCATCCCCATCCGCGCGGGTCTCCGCTACCCCGCCGTCACGCACAACGGCTTCGCCGAGTCCCGCTCTCGGCTGCGCGAGGGCCACGGCGGGATCTGGGCCAGggccctcgtcttccaggGCGCGGGCGTCTCGGCCGACGCGTCTGCGCAGCAAGAGGGGCAGAGCACGGTGGCGTGCGACGCGCTCGTCACGAGCTACTTCGACCCGGACGCCGACTACGTCGCCCGCACGCTCGCGTcccgcggcgtcgaccgcTACTTCAGCGCGTCCGGGTTCGAGGACGACGTTTTCTTGGTCACGGGGCTCAAGGTGGCCAAGAAGCTGCGGTACaatgcggcggcggggtcgacgcgcgccgtcgatgccgaggtcTCCGCCGTTGTGCAGCCGAATGCCGGTGCCGCGGTGGGGGTCGGCGCGGGtggggccgccgccgacgagcacTCGGTGGAGTTCGAagcggacgacgtcgtggtGGGGTTCCGGGTCAGCCGGTACGCGTACGTACCGGCGTCGCGGAACCCGTTTgtcaggaagaagaagaagctggtAGGCACGGATTACTTGGAGAACGCGAGGATGCACGGCGAAGGTAATAGAGAAGAGGTCGGAGTCGAGGCGCCCCGGGCGACATATGAGAGAGTGCCTattgaggaggaggaggaagccgCGCAGAAGGAGGCGAAGACGTCTGGGGGGCTAAATGAGCTTTGGGTTATCCCAGCGGAACTGCGAGGCAGTTCGGTCCCGGGAGTTGTCTGA
- a CDS encoding Cell surface protein — protein sequence MKYASSVLLAAFAATNVFAHGVIDSVQGANGVTLPGLSLIDGTPRDCASPRCGSEADTSIIRDRELGTNRASALGRTQGGGPVDAAAMVQTFMNGAGGNTTAVQQARAVHEANMARRNVNIGARQNGKGSKTPKGTAETGVKAATGMAASQGMPTTADDGTIKMTFHQVNQDGAGPLKADVDGTSGGTDPSAFKPAEVTQNVPGIGFGGLSGASTMDFNVAVKMPAGMTCEANVGGASNVCIARLRNAALAGPFGGSVAFTQSATARKRAVEFKLRKRTEARAFKA from the exons ATGAAGTACGCCTCTTCCGTCCTCCTCGCGGCTTTCGCTGCCACCAATGTCTTCGCCCACGGCGTCATCGACAGTGTTCAGGGTGCCAATGGCGTCACTCTTCCCGGCCTCTCCT TGATTGATGGAACACCTCGCGACTGCGCTTCTCCCCGCTGCGGCTCTGAGGCCGACACCTCTATTATCCGTGACCGCGAGCTCGGCACCAACCGCGCCTCTGCCCTCGGCCGCACCCAAGGCGGCGGtcccgtcgacgccgccgcgatgGTCCAGACCTTCATGAACGGCGCTGGTGGCAACACGACCGCGGTCCAGCAGGCTCGCGCAGTCCACGAGGCCAACATGGCTCGTCGCAACGTCAATATCGGCGCCCGTCAGAACGGCAAGGGTAGCAAGACGCCCAAGGGCACCGCCGAGACTggcgtcaaggccgccacCGGCATGGCTGCCAGCCAGGGCATGCCCACGactgccgacgacggcaccatcaAGATGACCTTCCACCAGGTCAATcaggacggcgccggcccactcaaggccgacgtcgacggcaccTCAGGCGGTACCGACCCCAGCGCCTTCAAGCCTGCTGAGGTCACCCAGAATGTCCCCGgcatcggcttcggcggTCTCTCGGGCGCCTCTACCATGGACTTCAACGTTGCCGTCAAGATGCCCGCCGGCATGACATGTGAGGCCAACGTTGGCGGCGCCAGCAACGTCTGCATCGCCCGTCTGCGCAACGCGGCCCTCGCTGGTCCCTTTGGAGGCTCCGTCGCCTTCACACAGTCCGCAACCGCCCGCAAGCGCGCCGTCGAGTTCAAGCTCCGCAAGCGCACCGAGGCCCGCGCTTTCAAGGCCTAG
- a CDS encoding Phosphoric diester hydrolase-like protein, which yields MRAARFVSVFAGIAVACNGNNALCGKKYSDVTFVGSHNSAFVGITPAHNQYVSVTAQLDLGVRFLQAQTQNKNGQIQMCHTTCALLDSGSLSRYLEEIRKWMEAHPRDVVTLLLTNIDAMPVTQFGDTFKNTGLEKYAFRPKEKVAIDQWPTLQKLIDEGTRLVVFMDYHSDKSKVDYILDEFQYYWETPFGETNAGFPRCNVDRPQGVDPGGRMYLVNHFLNVELFAGIKIPDQFNAPRTNSLQSIDKQVNLCRGMWGRTPNVILLDWINVGEAIKAQNQYNG from the exons ATGCGTGCCGCTCGTTTTGTGTCCGTCTTCGCGGGCATCGCCGTTGCCTGCAACGGGAACAATGCGCTCTGCGGGAAGAAGTACTCGGACGTGACGTTTGTTGGATCCCACAACAGCGCCTTCGTCGGCATCACGCCCGCCCATAACCAGTACGTGTCGGTGACGGCCCAGCTCGACCTGGGCGTGCGCTTCCTCCAGGCCCAGACTCAGAACAAGAACGGCCAGATCCAGATGTGCCACACCACCTGCGCCCTGCTGGATTCGGGATCGCTGTCGAGGTACCTCGAGGAGATACGGAAGTGGATGGAAGCTCACCCGCGGGATGTGGTCACGCTGCTTCTCACCAACATCGATGCGATGCCCGTCACGCAGTTCGGCGACACCTTCAAGAACACGGGTCTGGAGAAGTACGCCTTTAGACCCAAAGAGAAGGTGGCCATTGACCAGTGGCCGACGCTTCAGAAGCTCATCGACGAGGGCACAAGACTGGTCGTTTTCATGG ACTATCACTCGGACAAGAGCAAGGTGGACTACATCCTCGATGAGTTCCAGTACTACTGGGAGACGCCATTCGGAGAGACAAACGCAGGCTTTCCCAGGTGCAACGTCGACCGGCCGCAAGGCGTTGACCCTGGCGGCCGCATGTACCTCGTCAACCACTTCCTCAACGTCGAGCTGTTCGCCGGCATCAAGATCCCGGACCAGTTCAACGCGCCGAGGACGAACTCGCTGCAGTCCATCGACAAGCAAGTCAACCTGTGCAGGGGTATGTGGGGACGAACGCCGAATGTCATTCTG CTCGACTGGATCAACGTCGGTGAGGCGATCAAGGCACAGAACCAATACAACGGTTGA
- a CDS encoding MRC1-like domain-containing protein encodes MASEKSASRSPSASPAPETMLSLKSRMEARLAAIDTSSDDDEPRNTGRKSKTPPVRTQDSDSEEEVVFRPRGRLAAQLQGGTQPAGSDEPETFLDRIKKRLGSAGEEDEDDAEDTTMGDADAEDEDDIPVAPRRLQRKQARETTPTPTQNPEVQSSPGLFVSPDRQSPVKPTEATLADDGSDSDASLPSLTKSARFQALVERKRQERLAREAEDEKKRAERMERQQTTNVDLFDDDEDAGNVSDITDDEGGRKLSQAVRPARRAGKKAVEEMQRETQRMARNMQLAHEAKTRKKFTKADFLQRFNYGAPAKPDTQTQQASSSSRPTTPVSAHQTDAEMKDPETPPSSPPVAKAASPVKLQEPTAVIQPPTFPQKHDDEEIPSLDDIFEASRRLDKGKGKAVASPPKSPAEETKPKRHVRVKLPVLSANHVVIDLDDDDDDLEIAGGKKSKLDAVFSKIPERKANESNSLHALRRLAQVGSPNKERKRKYEKPTITVGQLQLTLQQRARQQAKMEREKRLEYLKSKGIIVQTAEEREREMQDVEDIVTRARREAEEIMEREREAAKKEKKEKRKNGELDAWDDSDDEEWEASDAEAEGGVAVEVELSGSEDEQADDEDASDAEVEGVALFDNEADDSGSEHPEADGETLEDPAADSEDDLNLPTRNIRRSKKTQVISDDEDEDEDRVEATPRPKTATQRSPTAPSTKSPAVPTSVLRSAKKTFIPGLPVTGAAGLGLTQIFAGTMDDSQAALGTMPSQSPMPDFDSLPDSNLIGFTQEHDSMVFDSQGGDTQRAETQQESADGVHLHFSQTQVHGFDSLLHDEEPTQFSIDATQDAGPQDYTPLKQRFVEPSSTIETMVLDKDGEVDSVQDSPLVRRGKLRRKIDVAAAVMDDEDNEDPRASPEMDEFGFRTTAFNVMQDAVKKQNALKKAQDYNRKKSKAKEMVEEQAEESEDEYAGLGGVDGEDSDDDDAASVKEMIDDEGGMTADDERKLAALYAERERASDEKMVDKLFHDVTTGMLRRKRGADYDLSDSDDGGEARRRMKRRQFQKMQQALFTDERIKKIAEKPGNQAFLRTIEDRGSDEEMDFLDFAPEPMETDSQSQSQEQRQQQQQQTVPDSQALAANATNRPPASMRRTKDGRRPANLGEIRESVSSLLEDMNDVIPATDPNSDSEAEDDEEAMRPPTTSSRSNKENRSPGRNPRRTNSRHQIVDRLTLKRQGSSTTSATSTTPAFAVSNAAVSTSSGGSFKTPTLLRRATTNSSVLSSQGGIGVGASGTAPAAFSARGGGGGGFGDDGKIKKNASKRSGVSALARENERRAAVQENEKRREARKWKGAERRHQAVNGLFGAGKFE; translated from the exons ATGGCTTCAGAAAAGTCCGCGTCGCGCTCACCCAGCGCAAGCCCGGCGCCAGAGACAATGCTCTCGCTGAAATCACGAATGGAGGCCCGActggccgccatcgacaccagttccgacgacgacgaacccAGAAATACCGGACGCAAGAGCAAAACACCCCCGGTACGCACCCAAGATAGTGActctgaagaagaagtcgtCTTCCGCCCCAGAGGCCGCCTCGCTGCCCAGCTACAGGGCGGCACCCAGCCAGCAGGCTCGGACGAACCCGAGACCTTCCTTGACCGTATCAAGAAACGGCTGGGATCCGCTGgtgaggaggacgaagacgatgccgaggacaCAACCATGGGGGACGCAGACGcggaagatgaagacgacaTCCCCGTAGCGCCGCGAAGGCTGCAAAGGAAGCAAGCCAGAGAGACCACGCCAACACCGACCCAGAACCCCGAGGTGCAGTCGAGTCCTGGGCTCTTCGTGTCTCCGGACCGCCAATCACCCGTGAAACCTACTGAAGCCACACTAGCCGACGATGGCTCGGATTCCGACGCGTCGCTCCCCTCATTGACCAAGAGCGCCAGGTTCCAGGCGCTGGTCGAGCGCAAGCGACAAGAGAGACTGGCCCgcgaggcggaggacgagaagaagcgcgccGAACGCATGGAACGCCAGCAGACCACGAATGTCGATCtctttgacgacgacgaggacgctgGCAACGTCTCCGacatcaccgacgacgagggcggcagAAAGCTCAGCCAGGCCGTGAGGCCCGCAAGGAGGGCCggcaagaaggccgtcgaggagatgcAGCGTGAAACGCAGCGCATGGCGCGTAACATGCAACTCGCCCACGAGGCCAAGACTAGGAAGAAGTTCACCAAGGCCGACTTTCTCCAGCGCTTCAACTATGGAGCGCCGGCAAAGCCCGATACACAAACACAAcaggcctcgagctcgagccgGCCAACCACACCTGTTTCGGCTCACCAGACTGATGCCGAGATGAAGGACCCCGAAACGCCGCCCAGTTCTCCTCCTGTGGCTAAGGCCGCGTCCCCTGTTAAGCTTCAGGAACCAACGGCAGTTATTCAACCTCCCACCTTTCCCCAGAAacatgatgatgaagagATACCTTCGCTCGACGACATTTTCGAGGCATCGCGGAGACTTGAcaaaggcaaaggcaagGCCGTTGCCTCTCCCCCAAAGAGCCCTGCTGAGGAGACGAAGCCAAAACGCCATGTTCGCGTCAAGCTACCCGTCCTCTCGGCAAACCACGTAGTaatcgacctcgacgacgatgacgacgatctTGAGATTGCTGGCGGAAAGAAGAGCAAACTCGACGCCGTTTTCAGTAAAATTCCGGAGAGGAAGGCCAACGAATCCAACTCCCTCCACGCCCTGCGTCGACTCGCCCAGGTTGGCTCACCCAACAAGGAAAGAAAGCGAAAGTACGAAAAGCCAACCATCACGGTTGGCCAGCTGCAGCTTACCCTGCAACAGCGAGCGCGCCAGCAGGCCAAAATGGAGCGCGAGAAGCGTCTTGAATACCTCAAGTCCAAGGGCATCATCGTCCAGACCGCGGAAGAACGTGAGCGCGAGATGCAAGACGTCGAAGACATCGTCACCAGGGCGAGGAGAGAAGCCGAAGAGATCATGGAGCGTGAGCGGGAAGCCGccaagaaggaaaagaaggagaaaaggaagaacggcgagctcgacgcctGGGATGAcagcgatgatgaggagTGGGAAGCCTCTGACGCCGAGGCGGAAGGCGGTGTGgctgtcgaggtcgagcttTCTGGTTCTGAAGACGAGCAGGCTGATGACGAAGATGCCTCGGACGCCGAGGTTGAAGGCGTCGCCTTGTTCGACAACGAAGCCGATGACAGTGGCTCGGAGCAccccgaagccgacggcgagaCCTTGGAGGATCCTGCTGCCGACTCTGAAGACGACTTGAACCTCCCCACAAGGAACATCCGCCGCTCGAAGAAGACCCAGGTCATTtctgacgacgaggatgaggatgaggacaGGGTTGAGGCGACACCCAGACCAAAGACTGCGACCCAGCGCTCTCCCACTGCACCCAGCACCAAGTCGCCCGCTGTCCCTACTTCGGTCCTGCGTTCCGCGAAGAAGACATTTATCCCTGGACTTCCCGTCACGGGAGCcgctggcctcggcctcaccCAGAtcttcgccggcaccatGGACGACAGCCAAGCAGCTCTGGGTACCATGCCCTCTCAGTCGCCTATGCCGGACTTCGACAGCCTCCCCGACTCCAACCTGATCGGTTTCACCCAGGAGCACGACAGCATGGTCTTCGATAGTCAGGGCGGCGACACGCAGAGAGCCGAGACGCAGCAGGAATCTGCGGACGGCGTGCACCTCCACTTTTCCCAAACCCAAGTGCACGGCTTCGACAGTCTTCTGCACGACGAGGAGCCTACTCAGTTTTCGATCGACGCCACGCAGGATGCTGGGCCCCAGGATTACACGCCTCTGAAGCAGCGCTTCGTCGAGCCTTCTTCGACTATCGAGACTATGGTTCTTGACAAGGATGGGGAAGTTGACTCGGTGCAAGACTCGCCCCTCGTTCGCAGGGGTAAGCTGCGCCGGAAGATCGACGTCGCTGCGGCGGtcatggacgacgaagacaacGAAGATCCCAGGGCTAGCCCTGAAATGGACGAGTTCGGCTTCAGGACGACAGCCTTCAACGTCATGCAAGATGCCGTCAAGAAGCAGAACGCGCTCAAGAAGGCACAGGACTACAACCGCAAGAAgagcaaggccaaggagatggtggaggagcaggccgaggagtcCGAGGACGAATATGCCGGCCTGGGAggtgtcgacggcgaggacagcgacgacgatgacgccgcctccgtcaaGGAGATGattgacgacgaggggggCATGACTGCAGACGACGAGCGCAAGCTGGCTGCTCTTTACGC TGAGCGTGAGCGCGCAAGCGACGAGAAGATGGTGGACAAGCTCTTCCACGATGTCACGACGGGTATGCTCCGGCGCAAACGCGGCGCCGACTACGACCTttcggactcggacgacggcggcgaggcgcggCGACGGATGAAGCGCCGGCAGTTCCAGAAGATGCAGCAGGCCCTCTTCACGGACGAGCGCATCAAGAAAATTGCCGAGAAGCCCGGCAACCAGGCCTTCCTCCGCACCATTGAGGACCGCGGcagcgacgaggagatggacTTCCTCGACTTCGCGCCCGAGCCGATGGAGACGGACTCtcagtcccagtcccaggagcagcggcagcaacagcaacagcagaCGGTGCCGGACAGCCAGGCACTCGCAGCAAACGCGACGAACAGGCCGCCCGCCAGCATGCGTCGGACCAAGGATGGGAGAAGACCCGCCAACCTCGGCGAGATCCGCGAGTCCGTGTCAAGCTTGCTTGAGGACATGAACGACGTCATCCCGGCCACGGATCCGAACTCGGAtagcgaggccgaggacgacgaggaggcgatgCGTcccccgacgacgtcgtcccgAAGCAACAAAGAAAACCGTTCGCCCGGCAGGAACCCGCGCCGTACGAACTCGCGCCACCAAATCGTCGACCGCCTCACGCTCAAGCGCCAAGGCTCATCCACCACGTCCGCGACCTCGACTACGCCCGCCTTCGCGGTgtccaacgccgccgtgtcCACTTCCTCGGGTGGGAGCTTCAAGACCCCGACGCTCCTCCGCCGCGCGACGACGAACTCTTCTGTCCTCAGCTCGCAGGGCGGCATCGGTGTGGGGGCATCAGGCACCGCGCCCGCGGCGTTCTCcgcgcgaggcggcggcggcggcgggttcggcgacgacggcaagatcaaGAAGAACGCGAGCAAGCGGTCCGGCGTCAGCGCGCTGGCGAGGGAGAACGAGCGGCGCGCGGCGGTGCAGGAGAACGAGAAGCGGAGAGAGGCGAGGAAGTGGAAGGGCGCCGAGAGGCGGCACCAGGCCGTCAACGGGCTCTTCGGGGCGGGCAAGTTTGAATGA
- a CDS encoding Seryl-tRNA synthetase, with product MLDLQDFIKERGGDPEKIRDSQRRRHAPIEIVDEVIALWDDHRKTQYSATQIGSEINAVQKEIGMKKKNKENADDLLKKKEDLQKQKKDKEDEATAKLVTLNSKAKSIGNYVHESVPISDNEDNNVTEREWKPEAGLGPKTEQTLSHHQVITRLAGYDSERAIKLVGHRGYCLTGYGLFLNQALINYGLEFLFNRGYTPNQPPFFMNRNQMAKTAQLEQFDEELYKVTGDGEEKYLIATSEQPLSALHSEEWIQGSQLPIKYAGYSTCFRKEAGKHGKEAWGLFRVHQFEKIEQFIFCKPEDSWKHFDEMIGASEEFYKSLGLPYRFRSSPGNVANEPSNNAAAKKYDLEAWFPFQQEYKELVSCSNCTDYQTRELEVRYGVKKAKEAPGGGRKEYVHALNATLCATERTLCCILENYQTPDGFKVPEVLRKYIPGQPEFLPYVAELPKEITVVAGQKKK from the exons ATGCTCGACCTTCAGGATTTCATCAAggagcgcggcggcgacccggaGAAGATCCGCGACTcccagcgccgtcgtcatgcGCCCATCGAGattgtcgacgaggtcatTGCCTTGTGGGATG ACCACCGCAAGACCCAGTACTCGGCGACGCAGATTGGCAGCGAGATCAACGCCGTGCAGAAGGAGATTggcatgaagaagaagaacaaggagaacgccgacgacctgctcaagaagaaggaggacctgcagaagcagaagaaggacaaggaggacgaggccacCGCAAAGCTCGTCACGCTCAACTCCAAGGCCAAGAGCATCGGCAACTACGTCCACGAGTCCGTCCCCATCAGCGATAACGAGGACAACAACGTCACCGAGCGCGAGTGGAAGcccgaggccggcctcggccccAAGACAGAGCAGACGCTCTCCCACCACCAGGTCATCACGCGCCTGGCGGGCTACGACTCCGAGCGCGCCATCAAGCTTGTCGGTCACAGAGGCTACTGCTTGACCGGCTACGGACTGTTCCT CAACCAGGCGCTTATTAACTACGGTCTCGAGTTCCTCTTCAACAGGGGCTACACGCCCAACCAGCCCCCCTTCTTCATGAACCGCAACCAGATGGCCAAGACCGCCCAGCTCGAGCAgttcgacgaggagct GTACAAGGtgacgggcgacggcgaggagaagtACCTCATTGCCACCAGCGAGCAGCCTCTCTCCGCCCTGCACAGCGAGGAGTGGATTCAGGGCAGCCAGCTGCCCATTAAGTATGCCGGTTACAGCACGTGCTTCCGCAAGGAGGCCGGGAAGCA CGGCAAGGAGGCCTGGGGCCTGTTCCGTGTTCACCAGTTTGAGAAGATTGAGCAGTTCATCTTCTGCAAGCCCGAGGACAGCTGGAAGCACTTTGACGAGATGATTGGCGCCTCGGAGGAGTTTTACAAGAGCCTGGGCCTGCCCTACCG ATTTCGTTCTTCGCCGGGCAACGTCGCTAACGAACCCAgcaacaacgccgccgccaagaagtACGACTTGGAGGCTTGGTTCCCCTTCCAGCAGGAGTACAAGGAGCTCGTCTCTTGCTCCAACT GCACGGACTACCAGAcccgcgagctcgaggttcGCTACGGTGTCAAGAAGGCGAAGGAA gcccccggcggcggccgcaaGGAGTACGTTCACGCCCTCAACGCT ACCCTCTGCGCCACCGAGCGCACCCTCTGCTGCATCCTCGAGAACTACCAGACGCCCGATGGCTTCAAGGTCCCCGAGGTGCTGCGTAAGTACATCCCCGGCCAGCCCGAGTTCCTGCCCtacgtcgccgagctgcccAAGGAGATCACCGTCGTTGCcggccagaagaagaaataG